A single Populus alba chromosome 7, ASM523922v2, whole genome shotgun sequence DNA region contains:
- the LOC118063241 gene encoding probable calcium-binding protein CML41 has product METERASKSSKWFSNKGLRLSLHRRRSKSSSTSSSPNSPMSPCTPKKDSAKEDELREVFRCFDSDGDGRISALELRAYFGSIGEYMSHEEAQLAINDLDADQDNLLDFQDFLRLMKREANDNTDDLKMAFEMFEMEKGSGYITPKGLQRMLRRLGDAKSYDECVAMIQVFDIDGNGVLDFYEFNQMMA; this is encoded by the coding sequence ATGGAAACTGAAAGAGCTTCAAAATCTTCCAAGTGGTTCTCTAACAAGGGTCTTAGGTTAAGCCTCCATCGTCGTAGATCAAAGTCTAGCTCAACATCAAGTTCCCCTAACTCTCCTATGTCTCCATGTACACCAAAAAAAGATAGCGCTAAAGAAGATGAGCTTAGAGAAGTTTTTCGTTGTTTCGATAGTGATGGTGATGGAAGGATCTCAGCCCTAGAACTTAGGGCATACTTTGGATCGATAGGGGAGTACATGTCACATGAAGAGGCACAGCTAGCGATCAATGATCTCGATGCAGATCAGGACAACTTGTTGGACTTCCAGGATTTTTTGAGGCTAATGAAGAGGGAGGCTAATGATAATACTGATGATCTCAAAATGGCCTTTGAAATGTTCGAAATGGAGAAGGGATCGGGATACATAACCCCTAAGGGCCTGCAAAGGATGCTGCGTCGTCTAGGAGATGCAAAGTCGTACGATGAGTGCGTGGCCATGATTCAGGTTTTTGATATTGATGGTAATGGAGTTCTTGATTTTTACGAGTTTAATCAAATGATGGCTTGA